In Miscanthus floridulus cultivar M001 chromosome 5, ASM1932011v1, whole genome shotgun sequence, one genomic interval encodes:
- the LOC136454927 gene encoding uncharacterized mitochondrial protein AtMg00810-like: MGFRPTRSDSSLFILRQGKETVYLLLYVDDIVLTASSSELLRWVVNNINAEFKLKDMGPVHYFLGIQVQRNDRGFFLQQQQYALDLLDRAGMSDCRPCDTPIDTAGKLSSEAGSPLNTSDASDYRSLVGALQYLTMTRPDLQYAVQQACLHMHAPTTAHQALVKRILRYIRGTSTLGLHLRRSNNSDIVAYSDADWAGCPDTRRSTSGFCVFMGGALLSWSSKRQTTVSRSSAEAEYRGVANAVAECTWIRQLLGELDCPMSKATIVFCDNVSACYMSSNPVHHKRTKHIELDVHFVREKVDVGQCQIIQARLYGRELATCGGIIPTQVVAEPGIFTQGGPAKYN, encoded by the exons ATGGGATTCCGGCCCACCCGCTCCGACAGTTCCCTCTTCATCCTACGGCAAGGAAAAGAAACCGTGTATCTCCTACTTTACGTCGATGACATCGTGCTCACTGCCTCCTCTAGCGAGCTCCTTCGCTGGGTTGTGAACAATATCAACGCCGAGTTCAAGCTCAAAGACATGGGACCTGTGCACTACTTCCTTGGCATTCAAGTTCAGCGCAACGATCGGGGCTTCTTCCTCCAACAGCAGCAGTACGCCCTCGACTTGCTGGACCGTGCCGGCATGAGCGACTGCCGTCCCTGCGACACACCCATCGACACCGCCGGCAAGCTATCCAGTGAAGCTGGTTCTCCTCTGAACACCTCCGATGCCTCGGACTACCGGAGTCTCGTCGGCGCGCTCCAATACTTGACGATGACTCGCCCTGACCTGCAGTATGCCGTTCAGCAAGCATGCTTGCACATGCACGCGCCCACAACGGCACACCAGGCACTCGTCAAGCGAATTCTCCGGTACATCCGCGGCACATCGACGCTCGGCCTTCATCTTCGGCGCAGCAACAACTCGGACATCGTCGCCTATTCGGACGCCGACTGGGCGGGATGCCCAGACACCAGACGCTCAACCTCAGGGTTCTGCGTGTTCATGGGGGGCGCTCTTCTCTCGTGGTCGTCGAAGCGACAGACCACCGTCTCTCGTTCAAGCGCCGAAGCCGAATACCGCGGCGTTGCAAACGCTGTGGCCGAGTGCACCTGGATTCGccagcttctaggtgagcttgaCTGCCCAATGTCCAAGGCTACGATCGTCTTCTGCGACAACGTTTCCGCATGCTACATGAGCTCCAACCCCGTGCACCACAAACGCACCAAACACATTGAGCTCGATGTGCATTTCGTCCGAGAAAAGGTTGATGTTGGCCAATGCCAGATTATACAG GCAAGGCTGTATGGGCGGGAATTGGCAACATGCGGTGGGATTATACCAACGCAGGTTGTTGCGGAGCCAGGAATTTTTACACAGGGAGGGCCAGCCAAGTACAATTAA